Within the Rutidosis leptorrhynchoides isolate AG116_Rl617_1_P2 unplaced genomic scaffold, CSIRO_AGI_Rlap_v1 contig108, whole genome shotgun sequence genome, the region TATATGTTgcataagttattaataaaatgaaGTCTACAGTATTAACTTAAATTAGATTTATTAAGACTCATTAGTTTTACAGTTTTttgttctttctcaattcatattcTCTTTTGGATTGGTTCTATAATCAATCAATTCTCCCGTAACTAGATCCTACACAACAACGCTCTATCAATTTGGTATCAGATTCCAGGCAACAATACTCTATCAATTTGGTATCAGATTCCAGGCATTATGGGAGACACTCCAAGTATTACCGAGCAAATTAACAAGTCAATTCAGGAGGCTTTTCGGAAGTTCTCCGAACAACTCTCCGCACAAATCACTAGCGATTTAGCAAAACTCGCCAATGATATGGATGCGCAAACAACACGAATGGAAGACGGATTGCAGCTGTGAACGTTGACATGACAAACATTCGCGATCGCATCCTTACTCTTGAAACTGGAAACACGGACAAACATGGGAATTCTGGTGTTGGCAACATAGGAAAAACCTGAGAATTTTGTTGTTGAAGAAAAACTTGCTAGATCTGGTGGCAATACTGGAGATTCTAAGAAATCCCAATGATGCAGGCTGTGAGTCGAGCTAGAAGCCCAATATCAGACTTTTGCATCGAGCTCCAGCGTGCCTAATTTTCATCCTGATTGATTAGTGGGGACTTCCATCATTCGAGCTTCGAGCTTGAGGACAAACTCGATCTTCAAGAGGGGAGTGATGTTATGAGTGCTAATTAATTCAATAATTAATTAGTATAAATTAGTTATAGTATTTGATATTATTTCCTTTTTCTTTTGATCAGTCTTTTTCAAATAGAAGTATGTTTCTTATTTGACCTTTGTTTCCTATTAAGTTAGTAATTGGGTTTGCTTGAAGCTCAAGTCTAGGTTTCATATATATATGTTgcataagttattaataaaatgaaGTCTAAAGTTTATCAAGACTCATTAGTTTTACCGTTCTttgttctttctcaattcatattcTCTTTTGGATTGGTTCTATAATCAACCAACCCGTAACTAGATCCTACACAACAACACTCTATCACTGGTGCGTTTTATGTTGATAAAAGAAGTCCATACATTGTGCAAGCTTTCATAGTAGTGTTAAGATCATTACTTGCTCTAGTTGTGACACCGTTCCGACCAAAGATGAGTTCGAGTGCAACTTGTCCTCCCATACAGACATGAAGTCGAGTTAGAAGATGCCTTCTACTATTTGACGTCTCATCACTTGAAGGGAGCTGGTAACCATTCCAAGAGCTAATCCATGTGGCATAGTTGTTGCCTTGTGGAACGGATGAGCACCCTCAGCACTGTGAACAACAATTGCATGCTGAAAATATATAACCGGATTACTAAAAAGTGAAACAACATGTATGTCTGCTGTCATGCAAAATCCATCCCAATAGTTTGTGCATCATAGTATTTGTATTCAGACCAAGGAACTCAAGCATCATTGAATATATTCTTGTGATTATCTACCAAACAATGCTGTTAAACTTTTGCCCCAGAGAAATATCGTTCTATACGAGCAGCAGGCAGTCGTAGAGGACCTGTTCTTGTAAGACCTTGAACGGTTGCAACCTGGGAAACAGTAAATTACAAAGTAAACTTAAGAAATCCTTTTTTAGTTTTAACAGAAATCTCTGCAATTTAGAAATAGAAAATGAATTCGATCATTGAGATTTACATACCTTTTGGTTCCTTTATTACTGGGTTATCTGCTTCAAGCAATAACTCTGCAGTTGTCTTGTTGAAGCAGCCAAACCCCCTCCATCGGGAGATACTGCATATTATCATTAACATCTAATCAGTATATACACAAAGCTCAATCCTGCTAGAACTACAAATCCAATTTGAAACACATAATACCTGCAATTGAATATGGAAGGAAGCCTCTCATTTTCTCAGTCTTGTACCAGAGCTTGGTGTAGTTTTTCCGATGGTGCCAGAGCTTCGACGACGGTGTAATCCCGAAGACGACGTGGTTCACCTGCGGTCGGTAGTGGTCTAGTGGCCCTAGTGGGTCTGTATGTATTCCCACCGCGGGCGGTATAGCGGAAGAAGCTTAAACGGATTTATGGACCAGGTCCCAATAGAGGGTCTCTACGACGTCGTTTTAATTTTTTAGGTCGAGGAATTCATTGGGGAAAAACATTCGATGGCAAAATCGTGGTTAATCGTAAAAGTTAGacttaatatataatttaaattgaaAAATGGTGAAAGACAGAAATCTGAGCTGCCACGTCAGCTTTTGGTCTTCAGAATtacatagatagatagatagattacaaCATGGCCGCCGTCTTATTTTACACAAGTTCCAGAATGAAGCTCCGAATCGTTTCCTACTTAATGCTCTGTGAACAGAAACATGTACAATCTCCGTAGCAGATGTCTTGAAGGGCAACATCAGCCGTAAGTAAGTAATTGATTAGATTCATAACAGAAGGCGTCTATTAAACTTTTTGATAAAGTTCAGGGACCTATAGACTATAATTACATAATTGAAGGAAAAAATAATTCCTAAGCTTTCAGCATCATTGCCTACTTGATGATACTTAGGTTGTAACGAAAATTTTGAATAAAGGGTAAGGCCTCACATGTCTCTGTACAAAAGAATTGAAGCCAGCAACAAAAATATCACTTCATTCAATCTGCTTCAAGTTCACAGTATAGAACTCCTTTGGCATCGGAATCTGAGGATTCTCCTATCTTTGCAGCCTCAATCTGCTTTGCTGATTCTTCTTCCCCAGAGGCTCGTGTCCCGATCAAGTCGGCCACTCTCATCTTGTaagtaaaaaaaaagaaaaagaaaagttaATCTCCACTGTAATTTTTCAAGTGCAAAAACGTACTAGGATGTCAACCCACGGTCATAATCATTCATGGAAAACAGAAATGCTAAACAACCATAATGAAGAACTAGTAATATACATACCTGAAGTGGTTTCATAATATCCACGTCTTGCTCATCAACCTTGCTTAATTTATCTTGAGCTTGCAACTCCATCGAGTTACGAACTATCTGGCTATAGAAGGTCACATCATCAGACATGACACCAAACCCAGTCAAAAGTTTAGAGCCAAGCTGCAAACTTGTCTGCAAAAATAACAAATCCTCAGTCAGATATTCATTCTTCTGGTGGCTGAACCACACGGATAAAGATAAATTACTTGAAAGATACCTCAGCGTTTTCAACAATAGCGTCTGTCGCGCCTGCTTCCTTTAACTCCAGGAGATGCTTGAGATCTTGGGCTCTGGCATAAATTGGGACCTATAGTAACATACACAATTATTACCATTTGGAATCTTCAATTCTATTTGTATCTTCAATGGATGTACTAGAATGATGTATTTTGTGGGTTAAACTAAAATTACCGCTGGAAATGCGAGGCGAAGCCTTTGAACAGCTTCAGTTGTCCTCTTCTTTCCTGTGTGCATGACCATAACAGCTTTTGGGGAGGAAATACCAGCAGCCTGCAAAACTTCAGGTCGTGATCCATCACCGTACAGGGTTGGAAAACCGAGTTTTCTAGATTCCTGCAAAAGTGCAAAATTTTTAATGTTCCTTAATATTTACGAAAAATAATTACCACCAACACCAGGGATAATCATTTAAAATAAATGGTTAAAAGGAAACAACTGACCTTGACAACGGACGGATCGAGATCAAAAACTACATAAGGCCATCCAACATTTTCGCCAGATGCCAAAGGGGTAGACAACAAATTGGCAAGGACCTGCATTaatgaaaaaataaatattaatattcctACAAAGTCTTCAAAATGTACCAATTGTAAGGACTAAGGACACTCTCAATAGCTTACCTGCCCCATTTGTCCAAATCCAAGGATTACAACAGGCTCACTTGCGTCAAAGTTCACCGAGACATCTTCTTTCTTCACAAAGTAAGAAAAAGACATTAAGGATGTTTTGACTTATTGCTCAAGAACAATAACACTAGGCCTATATATACTTCAATAGTGAATGCAGATTACAAACCTCCTCTCCTTCAAATTTGTCATCAAGGAATTCAGCAGCCCTTCTTCCGACATCATTAAGAAACGGAGTTAATGACATTGACAGTACAACTACAATTATAAGCAGCTTGTTAAGCTCTAGTGGCAATACACCAAGCCTGTGAGAGGAAAGGCAAAAGTGTTAGAAGAATAGAATAATGCTTTGTAAGGGACTATTTCAAGATCAATTTACGTTTGCAACTGACCTGTTCGCTAGTGAGAAAACTACAAATGCAAACTCCCCTCCTTGGGATAGAAGAAATCCTATTCTGACACTCTCTTTTATAGAGAGCCCAACCCGTGGACCAATTGCACTAATAATCAGCGTCTTGATGACGATTAAACCTGCCAAGAGTGAGAGTACATTTGGCCACTCGCGGAGAAGGACCTGCATAGAAAAACATGTGACTTACACAAAGGAAATTTATGAATGCTACTAAATGTGGTTTTACTTGTTTAAATGATCAAACTAGAAGCTTACAGGATACAATTAGAACTGCAATCCCGTACACTATTCTGTATTCTAAGTATGCAGTAAATGTAAAAGTTTCCATTGCATCACGGACATTTCTTGCAAGATCAGGTTTGGACCATCTTATTCTAAGCACATGCTAGCTTATCGCAATGGAATTTAAAATCTCCCAAAGCAAAGAGTAACGATATGTGATATATTGAGACTAATAAACAATGGTAACTCTCAAGTAATTTTATACCTCCATGTCTATTGAAGTCCCAGTCGTCATAAAAAATAACCCAAGAAATAGGCCTCTAAATGGCCGAATGTCAGCTTCAATCTGTGTTCGGAAATTTGTTTCTGCCAATAATGCCCCAGCCAAAAATGCTCCAAGCTGCACGATGAAATTATTACGTGCATAGAAGATAATCGAGTTACAATCTTCATCTTTGAGAAGATATATAATATACCGTATCACTGAACCCTAATTTCTGGGTCATGAGGGATGTCCCAGCAACAGTTAGTAGGCAGAGGGCGACGAAAGCCTCGGAGCTCCTCGCCTCAGCAACAACCTAAAAGCTTAATGAACGTCAGAACAATACGAAAGTATGCtcaaagttacaaaatataaactCAGAATGAATAATATCATGGGTAAACATGATCTTCACCTCAAAAAAGCGTCTAAGAACATATTTCCCCCCAAGAGAAAGTATACCAAGTCCACCTAAAGCCTTCAAACTTTCTTTAGCAAGCATTGGCCATATACTTCCCTCCGCCAAATTCTGGAGGAAGATTGTAAAAGGAATAAAGGATAAAAGGTTCTTCCACACATACAACAAAAGCACAAAGAAGAAGGTGTACAAGAAGGACAAAGCATTCTAGAGCAGTGGATGGTGAAACAAGTTGAAAAGATAATCTATACAAAATTAAGAAGTCTCCTACTATATACCTGGCTCTCCAGAACTGGAAGAATAACCAAGAGAGGAACAACTGCTATGTCCTGGAAGAAACAACCAATGGGTTTTGTTAAAAGGTTATTCATCTCGCATTATCTGTATGACAGATAAGATAATCACTGTGAAAATTAGATGTGGCGTTGGAAAATCATATCGAGAAGGTAAATCCACGTATGAAAGTAAAATGTACCTGAAAAAGAAGAATTCCCAAAGTTGCTGAGCCAAACCTTGTTGGGAGCTCACCCTTCTCTGCAAGTAGCTATAGATTATGCATGTAAGTAATTGAGAAATAAAATCTATATCCTTCGATTTGTATTAATTTCACTTAGGTCCCGAATGTATAATTTTTATTCTTCTCTTTGGATTCGAAACTTTGATGTTTGTCCTATTTCATTTTAACGTATATGTCTGAACCCATTTCTGCAAAAGCTGCATACGACTAAGGCCTTATTTGAACATATAACATTCTGAGTTCTATGTTTGATCAGCTCAACTGGTCAAATGAGGGAATACATGCCAAATAGGATTGCTTTATGATAACAACCATCTGAGGATATATTCCTTTAGAAATACCTGCAGAACGAATGCCGAAGAAGAGAGAGAGAGGGCGGCACCAATCACTATAGCCTCATCAATGCTTCTGATGTTTACCTACAATAAACCAACGACGACAATGCAAAATTATATATCATCACTCTTTAGTTACTTAACCTTACCAATTGCGGTTTAGCACTATGTTTATTACAAAAGTGCCCATAATTGCTACTTGGACATCAAGCAAAGTGAAAGAGCACAAAGTCATTTGATGTAAAAGTTCAAGTAAAAGAATGTAAAACTATAACATGGGACTTTTCAAAAAACATTACAAACTTGCACTCTACACACCAACTTGCAATTCCAGAGTCTGACAAAATTCATTTTCTCCAAAAAGGGCACATATCTAGTAGTCTATATCAAAGTACAGTTATAAGGTTGCATTGAATATAATCTTACCAAATCCGGCCTTGAGTGGAAAAGGAACTCCAGAATTTTTGTTCCAATGGCACCATTAGGGGGAAGTTCAAATGCTGTGAAAGCAAGAGTAGATAACACAACCTTCAAATACAGAAAGAAGGTTGAATAAGAAAGATGAGACAAAACTTCAGAAACTCGCGTAGGATGaagcaataatattaataattttatgacTCTTACCTGAGTCAATCCCATGCCAAAAGCAAATTTCGCAAGAGCTTTTAAACGTCCTAGGGAAAGCTCCAAACCCATCTCAAACAGCTGAAAAGGAGTATTAGCCCAAACTTTATTCGTAAATTATGACATTATGCAATACTCCGACATACACACAGTTAGACAAAAAGAATGACAGTATCAGCAGATTATAAGAAGCAGACAGATGATTGAACTTACCAAAAATAGGATCCCCCATTCTGACAGCACTTTAACATCAGTAAGATTTCTTATCAAACCAAACTGGTTGAGCACAACCCCCGCTAAAAAGAAGCCAAGGATCTAAAACACAACAAACAATTTGTTCAATGAGAATTAAGGCAATAATTAAGTTCATAATTACTACATGAAATCAGCAGCTTCTGACTATTATTCCATAACAGAAATTCTGGGATACGCATCACGAAAGAAGAGAAAACATGGACTATTCATACAGACAAGGCTAACTTGTCATTGATACTGAAGGACATCATAAAAGAGATAGATTGAAGAATCCCTCTGAAAATTAATGAATTCAAAAAGTATTTtgttcttctttacaaacaagaaACCCTTTGGATAATCATGCAATAGATGGGAAAATCTAACAGCCAATGCttacagaaaaaaaaaacaaatgaaaGAAAGAAAGAATTGACGAGTAATGAAACTAGTATAATATCCTCCTTACAGGGCTAGCTTTAAGTAACTTGAAGGCTGGAACAACGACGACAGTTACAGCCAGAAACGTCAAAGTGTCCAATCCTAAATCATTAATAACTTCAACTGCAGAAGCAACCTCTAGCGCCGCCAATACCCCAGCTCGTTCCCGGCGGGAAGAGCCATAAATTGAGGAAATGGAGCTACCGAATGAACTTTTGGAGACAGAAAACCTAAGTTTGCTCCCATAATTTATCTGAGAGGCCGACGATGAACTCAAAAGCAGCAGGTGACGACGAGTGTTGGCGATTTTACAATTGGAAGAAGGTGATGATTTAGCATGCGATGGAGGTCGAATTGGGATATGATGTTGAGCAAAGTCAAATCCCTATAAACGAACAAGGAATTAGCAATGATTGATTCGATTGAGGAACTAACATGACTTATCTTTGAAGTTCCTTTTGATAGCAAGAAATTAATGGAGGTTACCTTTGAAGTTCGATAGCAAGAAATGGTGTCCCACATAGTGCTGAGGCTCATAGAGATGATGATGTTCTGCTTATTTTCTCACACATGAGTAGTTTTTGctttacacaagttttattcaaGTTTGCATTTTCAGTTTGTGTGTGGCAGAGGAGACGTTTGATTTTTGCGGGAACCAATTAATTGGATTGCATGTAAACACGTGGCATTTACATTCTACAATAACATAATCCAACACATGTTTTATGTtccgatcaaaataaataaatggataaTGTTTGATTCGctataaaaacataataataatgcgAACGTAATTAGTTCAAGTAATTCCATTTTAATCAGATGTTTTTTTCAGTTCGAACTTTTATTAGGTTTTTGAATTATTTGAGATTTTTTCCAAAAAGAGGAGATTACTATTCTAATTTTTTATGAAATTTCCTGTCTCATACTCTCTCCGTCCGTATTATTTAAGTGCcaattttgaaaaataaaaataaaaataaaattgccTCCAAGTATAATGTCATTTTGATAAATAGTATGTTTTTCAGTTTGGGAAAGTTTGTCTGGAATTTAAGGTAATAAAATTTTTTGTTTGGAAAGTTTGTCGTGGGCATTATCTCTATAAGGGAAACTTTGATTTCTCGTGGAATGGACATTCCATTGTATTCTGAAGTTTGTTTCGACCACAATGAATCTATGATTCATTTATTCAGAGATTGTTTATGGGCTGCATCATTTTGGTAGAattttgatatattaatatcttcggGTTTATTTCTTCTCCATCTCAATTCTGACTTAATAATGTATTTGAATTTTTATCGTTGGATGATTTGAAATTTTTCATTGTTGGATTGTTGTGGATTTGGAATAATTGGAACGATTGCATATTTAGAGGAAATTGTTTCGTATTATGCTCTGCTGTTATTGGATGCAAAAAATGGCAGGCTAGTTTGTGTTTATTGACTGTTGCCGATGGAAATCCTGTACCACAAAAATTTGTCTTACCTTTCTAAGTCTGGAGACCTCTAAAAATAGAGGTTTATAAAATCAATTTTGATGCCACGTTTTTATACAATGTTAGTAATCGTTATGGTGTTGTAACTAAAGATCATCTTGGGCGCATAGTTAAGGCTGCAAGTGGTATAGTTGGAAGAACTGAATCCGCTCTTCAATCCGAAACTGTTGTTGCTCTTAAGGCCTTAGAATTTGTAATTACTAGTCAGATTGGTGATATCATTCTTGAAGGCGATTGCAAGGTTCTCATTGATGCTTTAAACTCTTCAAAAAGATCATTCTTGGCTGTTGGAAATTTGATTGACAATATCAAACAAAAGGCTACAACTCTGTtttaaaattgtaattttagtttATTCGTAGATCTGGTAATAAGGTAGTCCATGAATTGACGTACTTTCATTTTCCTATTATATTTTCCTCATATTTCCTTTGATCATTGCTCTATTCCACCGATGGTGGATTTTGTAGCTCGTTTGGATTGTCTTACGGCTTAATAAAATTTACGTGTTGAActtcagaaaaaaaaaaaagtatgttTTTCTCATTTTATCGGCTTCCTTACTTTCGtgtatttgtattatatatatatatattaaacaactaatttcaagacataatttttaaatttattttacaatcaaatTTTATAAGTGATTATCTAACATTTATCTACAACATACGTGGAACATATTTGATTTATTTTTTAGAAAAAATAATGAAGATATCCCATATAAAATTTTATCAAAATTAGATTGACACTAATTTGTTTTTTCAATACATTTACATATGCTAAAATTATATTAATCAAATTACtatttctattttaatttttttaatctatataaaatatcaaaaaataacaattaattaaagACGGAATGACGAATATTTCCATCTAACTAATCTCTTCATCTAAACTCTCATCAA harbors:
- the LOC139881054 gene encoding K(+) efflux antiporter 3, chloroplastic, which codes for MWDTISCYRTSKGFDFAQHHIPIRPPSHAKSSPSSNCKIANTRRHLLLLSSSSASQINYGSKLRFSVSKSSFGSSISSIYGSSRRERAGVLAALEVASAVEVINDLGLDTLTFLAVTVVVVPAFKLLKASPILGFFLAGVVLNQFGLIRNLTDVKVLSEWGILFLLFEMGLELSLGRLKALAKFAFGMGLTQVVLSTLAFTAFELPPNGAIGTKILEFLFHSRPDLVNIRSIDEAIVIGAALSLSSSAFVLQLLAEKGELPTRFGSATLGILLFQDIAVVPLLVILPVLESQNLAEGSIWPMLAKESLKALGGLGILSLGGKYVLRRFFEVVAEARSSEAFVALCLLTVAGTSLMTQKLGFSDTLGAFLAGALLAETNFRTQIEADIRPFRGLFLGLFFMTTGTSIDMEVLLREWPNVLSLLAGLIVIKTLIISAIGPRVGLSIKESVRIGFLLSQGGEFAFVVFSLANRLGVLPLELNKLLIIVVVLSMSLTPFLNDVGRRAAEFLDDKFEGEEKEDVSVNFDASEPVVILGFGQMGQVLANLLSTPLASGENVGWPYVVFDLDPSVVKESRKLGFPTLYGDGSRPEVLQAAGISSPKAVMVMHTGKKRTTEAVQRLRLAFPAVPIYARAQDLKHLLELKEAGATDAIVENAETSLQLGSKLLTGFGVMSDDVTFYSQIVRNSMELQAQDKLSKVDEQDVDIMKPLQMRVADLIGTRASGEEESAKQIEAAKIGESSDSDAKGVLYCELEAD